The Ananas comosus cultivar F153 linkage group 22, ASM154086v1, whole genome shotgun sequence genome segment AACTTTTTTTGTGGGATATTTTGTTACTTGATTGGATACTCTATTTGTCCGATACCATTTAGATTTGATGATAGCTGCTGGAATTTTCTGAAATCAAATAATACATTGGTCGATGGGCTcaagtcaaaaaaatttcaaataatccGTTGGTCTATGGgctcaaataaaagaaaaaagaaatgaagtTCAGggatttattttcaaataaccAGTAGATGCTGGGCGTGATGCATTTTTGCCTTCTTGCTTTTATAAATGTTGACTCTACAGAGCTTTATATGTCACATAAAAATCATCCATTGATAATATCCTGAAAATGCGAACTAATTATTCTGGGTTCGTACAGAGATATGACCTTGACCCAGCGGCGAAGGCTGCTGCAGCATCTGTTCTACCATCTAAACTTGGGTCCGATTCTGGGTTGAAAGTCTATGTGGGAGATGAGTCCAACATCGACTCCTCTACAGGAAAAAGCAATGATTTTGAGCTGGCAGAAGCCAGTGGACTCCGATATAGGAAGGCGGTAGCTCATATGAAAGCCGGTAGCACAGGAAGCAGCCCAACTTATCAACTTATTGATGGATCAATGAACGACGATTTAACCGTTGCTGAAGAAAGTACAGTTTCAAACCGTAATATTGTTGAAAATTATAAGGGCTCAGGTGTTAATTCTGGAGGATGGTTCGCTCGAATTGCTGCCTTGCTGGTGGGAGAAGATCCAACACAGTGTTATGCGCTGATATGTGGCAATTGCCGTATGCATAATGGTGAGTGGTTGCGATATATCTTATTTGTTTCGATACATGTCCCTATACTCCTCAGGTAACATGTTTCAACTTCTCAAAACGTAACAATGTGTTCCATCAGATAGCAAGTATTCTGTTGAAGAAAGTAACAGAGATTGGACCtgagttagttttttttttccttcttcttttttttgtgtgggaGTGTTGAATGTTTCTTTAATGTATTATATACAGGGCTTGCGAGAAAAGAAGATTTTCTGTACATTACATATTACTGTCCACACTGTCATGCCTTGAACGGGTCGCGACAGCTTGGGGAGCACGAAATGGTGTCTGCTTCTGACAATGGGACTCCGACCTCTCCAGACAGTGTTAGTATGCAGGATAACTCTAGCAGTATGAGCTCTATGTCATCCACTCCGGTCGCTAATTCTTCAAAAACTGCTCCTCAAGTGCCTGTAGAGAGTGAGCAAAATGGTCAGAACAACTCTAGAAACGCGAGCTCTGTTTCATCTGCTTCGGTTGAGAATACTTTGGCAACTGTCGAAGAAATGCCAAGAGGCGATGAGGAAAAATAAGTCGAAGATGCTGAAGCTTCATGACACTCTTTAGAAGTTGATTGTGTCGTTTTTAGATTTGCGTCGCCTGCTATACTCCGTGTGTTTATATTCTGGCAATCGGCATTGGTACTTTGATTTGCGTCTGGTGTTTTGCACAGAATATTGGAGATCCTttttggttattattattattattgttgtcaTTTTTGGTGGTTTGAGGTTGGTTGTATGTCGAGTTGTCGATGTATAGATAGTTTtataattcattattattgTGGATGAATTATTAGTTGAACTTAGTGAGAGATTGTACTCTGCTTTCGTATGAGagcgaaaaaattaatatttgtgaATTTGTTCATCCTACTTGGTGACTAGTTTCCGAtgttttttaatatctttaagTGAGACGTGTTACTGCAACTATTCTAAATTTGTAAACAATCACGGCGCAAGAGATAATCTCATAGCTCCATTAGTCCTTTGAATAGAACCCCAATTACATAAACCAAAAAAACTCTGGAGCAGTGCATAATACTATGGAAATTAGGAAATCTTACATTAACGTATGAATACAAAGTTAAGATGCAATAAACGCGATCCGAGTCGTCTACTAAATCATGAATCATCTATCCACTATATACATTGGTTAACTATGAACTGGGAAGGTCGAAATCTTTTCTGTAAATGAATAAATTGAGAACGAACAAGCACAAAAACTGTTTCCAGGTGCTCCTACGAAGCAATCGGCTACAAACGTTATCAGGAAGGCGAGCATTCTTCGGTCAGCGTGAGGATTATTACTACTGCTGTAATGGGATCTTCCTCGGAAAAATTCGTATGTAATGGATGAAGCTCCCATTTTGTCGCTGCATCTACAGAAGAAACTCTGTAATTACATGAGGTCGGACTCTGCCATCAGCATCTCGGTTCTTGCTCCAAATGCGAGTCACTTGGTGCGCCGTATGGAACAGCCTTTTCATAGAAGGAGAACGTTATTCACTGGTAAGCGACAGTAAGCACAATCCCTACTAAAGCAAAACGTAATTTGATCGATTGTTTAAGCAACAAAATTGCGTTCAGGTAGGTAAGGAgcataaaagttaaaaaaaaaaacatattcaGAAAGTAATTCAACTGTAAATATCCGATTAAACCAGACAATGATAAGATAATATCTAGGCGACCATTTGCACAAATTAAATAGGAGGGAAGGTCTTACCCTTCTGCTAAATTGGATAAGTGAATTTAGATGTTCCTCATTAAGTGAAATGGGCAAAGGAGGCATCCGGCACATAATCCCAGGAGTCTGACTCATTCTGCATTACATAGTTGCCATATTCATCAAATCACTACTCACCCTTGCGTGCACATTTACAGGCACAAATATTTTTCCAACTAATAGATTGGGAAGATATGAATGGTAGCACATACCTATTCAAAATTGCTGCGATGTTGTTACTTGTGCGAAGAAAAGGATCCATATTCTCCTGTATCTGCAGTAACAGAAGTGTAAAATTTCATGGGAAGTAACAAATAGATCTGAGAGAAAGATATTCATTATCTTTTTGACTGTAGAGAGTGATATTCTCAATACACACCTTGAACAATTCAAGATTTGATGCGATCTGGATAAGAAGTTGTTCGCTTTCATCAAGAAGGTGCCGTGTCGCACTGTCTAAAATAGGAACTGTTTATGGAAGCAGAAAAAAAACACGATTGGAGTAATTAATTCTAACTGATATTAATTAGTTACACAAAACTGCATAGTTTACATAGTTTAGTACATATCTGTTAGAAAGCATTACATTGTAATATTAGCATAACTCAGTACAAATTAGGCTTAAAAGATGTAATTGTAGGGTATAAGAACCACTTCACTTTAGAGGGAACTGAAATGCTCATATGGTCACCAAAATATAAGATTAAATACTATCGTATCCTCTCATCAAACTAATTATTATCACATCCAAGTATAGGTTTTGCTGAAGCATTAGCCACAGTATCTAAATAAAAGTCAACAATCAGAAACTATAACATGCAATGTTTGATTCTATAAGTTAAATGACAAAACAAAAAGGAACCAGTGAAAGTGCATAATTGGGAATTACATCAATACGAGTTTGCTATACATTAGTGAATTTCCATCCTCTATAATGAAGTATGAAaagaggaaaagtaaaaaaacaaaaaaaaaccaaacaataTTGACCGCTAAGGCACTGACCTTCGTTAGTAACCTTTACTTTTTGGCTCGAATGATATCTCGTGAGTGAAAAAGGAGCCACATCGCTTGGGGAAGCTAAATGATTATTACATGTTGAAGTAGAAGCCACCATCTTTTCCCAAATACAAGTTGAAAGATTA includes the following:
- the LOC109727288 gene encoding uncharacterized protein At2g24330-like, coding for MADDDDGAGAAAAAEEEQEEEETKTKTKKRSGGGGGFVFRLWKGIFGGGGDDFEKKLENLSKEEASVHKRLKKRAHSSRRMARNVIALSVGLEGVAVMYAIMTTRSGDLNWQMRAIRVLPMFVVPALATIVYSALVRLTRMLDLKDQKTLERLRAERKAKIDELKERTNYYTTQQLIQRYDLDPAAKAAAASVLPSKLGSDSGLKVYVGDESNIDSSTGKSNDFELAEASGLRYRKAVAHMKAGSTGSSPTYQLIDGSMNDDLTVAEESTVSNRNIVENYKGSGVNSGGWFARIAALLVGEDPTQCYALICGNCRMHNGLARKEDFLYITYYCPHCHALNGSRQLGEHEMVSASDNGTPTSPDSVSMQDNSSSMSSMSSTPVANSSKTAPQVPVESEQNGQNNSRNASSVSSASVENTLATVEEMPRGDEEK